A genomic segment from Diospyros lotus cultivar Yz01 chromosome 5, ASM1463336v1, whole genome shotgun sequence encodes:
- the LOC127801242 gene encoding uncharacterized protein LOC127801242, giving the protein MVNLTERVGELESKMDGVQRGVEDIRGNVQAVERNVAVMLEQFAFMRMKWDELERERKNKSKEREGPSEFTMDSEVTPGVVGGCDSKGGIGGGYQSDLRGKRLEMPIFEGENPNEWIFRAERYFAVNQLTDEEKIESATLCFKAAALSWFQWETRQRGIRSWEGLKQGILGRFRPTQEGLLEERFLALRQEGSVKEYRLKFETMAAAVPDVPEAFLEGQFLNGLNPEIRAEIRVLQPRGLDRIMVVAQNIEDKNVALQNCHRATRPTKSGYSITPTIASRMSPVPAKSLGSSQKSVNMPGPRFHPTGNGGNFPFKKLSEAEWKARREKGLCFHCDEKYLIGHRCKNKELQVLIYDEEMGEAAAEEEAVQGDDGSKC; this is encoded by the coding sequence ATGGTGAACTTGACGGAGAGAGTTGGTGAGTTGGAGTCGAAGATGGACGGCGTACAAAGGGGAGTTGAAGACATTAGAGGGAATGTCCAGGCAGTGGAACGCAATGTAGCGGTGATGCTTGAACAGTTCGCCTTCATGCGAATGAAGTGGGACGAGCTGGAGcgggagaggaagaacaagtcCAAGGAACGAGAAGGACCTTCGGAATTCACTATGGATTCCGAAGTAACCCCTGGGGTTGTGGGGGGTTGCGACTCAAAGGGGGGTATCGGGGGCGGGTACCAGTCGGACTTACGTGGAAAACGATTGGAGATGCCCATTTTCGAAGGAGAAAATCCGAATGAGTGGATTTTTCGAGCCGAGAGGTATTTTGCTGTCAACCAACTAACGGATGAGGAGAAGATAGAATCCGCAACCCTGTGTTTCAAAGCAGCGGCGCTGTCTTGGTTTCAATGGGAGACAAGGCAAAGAGGAATTCGGAGTTGGGAAGGCTTGAAGCAAGGAATTCTGGGCCGGTTTCGCCCCACTCAGGAGGGGTTGCTAGAGGAGCGTTTCTTGGCTCTTCGGCAGGAGGGATCAGTGAAGGAGTATCGCTTGAAGTTTGAGACCATGGCCGCGGCAGTGCCTGATGTTCCTGAGGCGTTTTTGGAAGGCCAATTCCTCAACGGCCTCAACCCAGAGATAAGGGCTGAGATCAGGGTGTTACAACCACGGGGGCTCGATCGAATTATGGTGGTGGCCCAAAACATTGAGGACAAGAACGTAGCTCTTCAGAATTGCCATCGGGCAACCAGACCAACCAAGAGCGGTTATTCCATAACACCCACGATCGCGAGTCGGATGTCACCAGTTCCAGCGAAGAGTTTGGGTTCCTCCCAAAAGTCCGTAAATATGCCAGGGCCCAGGTTTCACCCCACTGGAAATGGTGGCAACTTCCCTTTCAAGAAGCTTAGTGAGGCTGAGTGGAAGGCAAGGCGGGAGAAGGGCCTTTGCTTCCATTGTGATGAGAAGTATTTGATTGGCCATAGGTGCAAGAACAAGGAGCTCCAAGTGTTGATTTATGACGAAGAAATGGGCGAGGCTGcagcagaagaagaagcagtGCAAGGGGACGATGGCTCTAAGTGTTGA